In one window of Maribacter sp. BPC-D8 DNA:
- a CDS encoding sulfite exporter TauE/SafE family protein codes for MLIPIEQLVFLCIGFFIIATLYSSVGFGGGSSYLALLTLVLTSFFAIRSIALVCNLVVVSGSTYLYFKNGHAKLKDFLPFVLASIPLAYIGATFRLKESVFFIILGCSLILSALFLAVQTFEINKSKKEVEDYPNYLSYVLGAGIGFLSGLVGIGGGIFLAPVLNHLRWNKAIKIAALASFFILVNSISGLFGLITSDSLSLPWRETICLVIAVLLGGQLGIRISLKKLSANGIKRVTALLVFVVGIRVLLVNGLGLF; via the coding sequence ATGTTGATACCTATTGAGCAATTGGTGTTTTTATGCATCGGGTTTTTTATCATTGCCACATTATATTCTTCTGTAGGTTTTGGCGGTGGTTCTAGCTATTTGGCTTTATTGACACTTGTTTTAACTAGTTTTTTTGCCATTCGCTCTATTGCTTTGGTTTGTAATTTAGTGGTAGTTTCAGGTAGTACATATCTATATTTTAAAAATGGTCACGCGAAATTAAAAGATTTTTTACCTTTTGTTTTGGCGAGTATTCCGTTGGCATACATAGGTGCAACATTTCGATTAAAAGAAAGCGTGTTTTTTATCATTTTAGGTTGTTCACTTATTCTTTCTGCATTATTCTTGGCTGTCCAGACATTTGAAATCAACAAATCAAAAAAAGAAGTTGAAGATTATCCTAACTATTTAAGTTATGTTTTAGGTGCGGGAATCGGATTCTTATCAGGATTGGTAGGTATCGGTGGAGGTATATTTCTAGCTCCCGTTCTTAATCATTTGCGATGGAACAAAGCCATAAAAATAGCAGCGCTTGCAAGTTTCTTTATTTTGGTTAATTCGATATCCGGTTTATTCGGATTGATTACCAGTGATTCGCTATCACTACCATGGCGAGAAACTATTTGCTTGGTTATAGCGGTTCTTCTTGGCGGACAGTTAGGTATTCGGATCAGTCTTAAAAAACTATCGGCAAATGGTATTAAAAGGGTTACTGCTTTATTAGTATTTGTTGTGGGTATTAGAGTCTTGTTGGTAAACGGACTCGGGTTATTTTAG
- a CDS encoding HesA/MoeB/ThiF family protein — protein MNEERYLRQITLDGFGTEGQQKLNNAKVLVVGAGGLGIPVLTYLNAMGVGTLGIVDADVVSLSNLHRQVLFTETMVGMPKVEAIKKQLSAQNSTTQIHIYQTYLTIANALDIIKDYDIVVDATDNFPTRYLINDACVIANKPFVYGALHAFEGQVSVFNYKGGPTYRCLFPTMPAADAVPNCNENGVLGILPGIIGNLQALEVVKVIAEIGEVLSGVLLLFDTLSQRTQRMKFKLQAGNNEIKSLAASYEFDCKLALKSVDAGELQQLLSGKLIELIDVRTDKEFQRQHLKEAKHIPLGELIDRVAEVDLETTVYVICQSGVRSKKAIAKMQELFPGKDFVNVTGGMNQMKNYVDTY, from the coding sequence ATGAACGAGGAACGTTACCTAAGACAAATCACTTTAGACGGATTTGGAACCGAAGGTCAGCAAAAATTAAACAATGCCAAAGTGCTTGTTGTTGGTGCTGGTGGACTAGGAATTCCCGTATTGACATATCTAAACGCGATGGGTGTTGGTACTTTAGGTATTGTTGATGCAGATGTAGTATCATTATCTAATCTTCATCGTCAGGTTTTATTTACCGAAACTATGGTGGGTATGCCCAAAGTAGAAGCGATAAAAAAACAATTGTCCGCTCAAAACTCAACTACACAAATACATATTTATCAAACTTATTTAACGATTGCTAACGCACTTGATATTATTAAAGATTATGATATCGTTGTTGATGCTACCGATAATTTTCCCACTAGATATTTAATTAATGATGCCTGTGTAATAGCAAATAAGCCTTTTGTTTATGGTGCATTACACGCTTTTGAGGGTCAGGTAAGTGTGTTTAATTATAAAGGCGGACCAACATATCGTTGTTTGTTCCCGACCATGCCGGCGGCAGATGCAGTTCCTAATTGTAATGAGAATGGCGTACTGGGTATTTTGCCTGGTATTATTGGTAATCTACAAGCTTTAGAAGTAGTAAAGGTTATTGCGGAAATAGGAGAGGTGTTATCAGGTGTTTTGTTACTTTTTGATACACTGAGCCAACGTACACAACGAATGAAATTTAAATTACAGGCTGGTAATAATGAGATTAAATCACTTGCTGCTAGCTACGAGTTTGACTGTAAACTTGCATTAAAATCAGTAGATGCTGGTGAGCTTCAGCAATTGCTTTCAGGTAAACTTATTGAACTCATAGATGTACGTACCGATAAAGAATTTCAAAGGCAACATTTAAAAGAAGCCAAACATATTCCTTTAGGTGAGTTAATTGATAGAGTGGCCGAGGTTGATTTAGAAACTACCGTTTATGTTATTTGTCAGTCTGGGGTTCGTAGTAAAAAGGCAATAGCAAAAATGCAAGAATTATTTCCGGGTAAAGATTTTGTCAATGTTACCGGTGGTATGAACCAGATGAAAAATTATGTTGATACCTATTGA